AGGGTCCTTCAAAAGGCCACGGGCCGTCCGTCTCCACCATCACCTGGTCAGTCGGATAGACGCGGGCCAGATCGATAATTTCTTCTTCATATAGAATATCAGGAGTGAATGACACGTAATAACCGGATTCAGCCATTCTTGCAATCGTCGTAGCCGATCCTTTGAACCAGTGGAAATGCGCCTTCTTAATCTCATATTGCTCCAGAAGATCACAGACTCGGTCGGCATCGTCATATACGGCATGTAAGACAACCGGTTTATTATGCTTCTTCGCGAATTGCAGCATGAGCTCCAACAGTTGGATGTGCGGCTCCAGGTCAAAGGATTTCCCCTGCTCGGTAGCCTCCAGCCGTGAATAGTAAGGTAAACCGACCTCACCGACCGCAATCATCTCTGCGGTATGATCCTCCATCCATTGTAGCAGCAGCTGCAGCTCGTCCTCGGAAGGTACATTCTGTTCCGGATGATAGCCAAAGGCCGGGTATAGAAATCCAGGATTTGATTTGGCGAGCTTCCGATTCTCCTGACTGGATTCCAGATCCTTGGAGACAGCGATCATGGCCTCGATGCTATGCTCGCGCATGTCTTGTATGATGGCTGTCCTCTCGTTCGCTTCGTACATCTCAAAATGAATATGGGCATCCATCAAAGGCTGCCGCTCCGGCTTTATTAATGGTGAAAGATCTGAACTCATCAGCGTATTCCTTCCTTTCCTGAACGTTCATTTTCACCTTTTACTATACATTTATGGCAGGTCAAATGCTATATCCTCGTGAAATATGGCGGATATGTCGTACAATATTAATTATGCGACATGACAACACGTCAACAGGAGGCTAATACCATGGAGCTACATAACTATATGATGGAGGTTTCGGAACAATATTTTTTCCATTCGCTGAGCCAAGAATATGGTGATGAGCAGATCATACAAATGTATCTGGCAGCATGTGCCAAGGTACCCAATACGAGAAGAAATTATTATCGCGCACTTGAACATTTTCGTGAGTTTTTATCAGGTATGCCAATGAAGGATGTTACCTGGAGGGAAATCGAGGCTTATAAGCTCTACTTGTCACAGGGAATTTATCGAGAGGGCGGGAGATCCCTCGCACCAGCGAGTGTTGCAGCATTTATCGCACCGTTGAAGTCCTTCTATAAATGGGGGAGCGACAGCAGTATCGGTATTTTTGAAAATAACCCAACGCTGAGTACAAAAATCCCGCAAATTGCTATAACAAGCCGCAAAAATTTCTTGACCAAAAAAGAAGTCGGTAAGCTGCTGGATAGTCTGCGTGAACAAAGTCTGCGTAACTATTTGATTGGACTTTCCCTCGTCATGCTTGGACTACGTGTCTCTGAGCTTACTCATATTCGTTGGGGAGATTTCCATACAGATCCACTGGAAACGTCGATCTGGCTAACGATTTCTTATGCTAAGCGCGGGAAAATCCGTGAAGTGAAGATTCCGCATAAACTGTGGAATTTGTATACCGAGCATGCTCAGAGCCTCGAAGAGAGCAATGATCCAGATCCGGACCTTCTCCTGTTTCCAATTTCACCCAGGCAGATTCAGCGTATTATTCGGGAAGCAGGTGAGCGGTGCAATTTGAGCAAGAAGCCTACTCCGCACTGGCTGAGACATACGAATGCAACCCTGGCGCTGCTGCAGGGAGCATCACTGCAACAGGTTCAGGAGAGCCTTGGACACTCGCATATTAATACAACTCAGAGATACTTACATACAGTAGAACAATTAAAGAAAGCGGCCCCTGATTTTGTTCAGGATTGTTTACAGGAGTTCATTTAAGTGGAGGAGAGAAAATTACTGCAATAATGCTGGCTTTTGTCATCTAGCGGCATGTGAATTTAAAAATTACTGCAAAAATGCAGCTTTTTCTTTATTAAATGCCCGATTTGAGGAGAAATTATAAAAATTCCTGCATATTTGCAGGAATTGTATTGGGATTTAAGAGTATCAAGTGGAAAAGCTGCATACCTGCAGTTTTCTACAATATTTCGAATTTAGTGAAGCTGTCATGTCCGTAGAGAGAGAAATCCCCCTGCTATGCATGTATAAGTAGTGAATAGCATGACATTTTTACAGAATTCATCCGAATATTTTCCAACTCTATTAAAATGTCAAGCATAAATTTAATAAATTGAATCTTTTTTCCTACAAATGTGACTTTATAGCTGTGCAAACGTTGTTCTTTTGTCCTATAATGTTAAATAGTTACAATAACAAACCTTACCAATACTCGTTCTTTTTGCATACTCTACGTCGCATAATTAATATTGTACGACATCATTCCCGTGATGATCATATTTTATTCATATCGGCTAAATTCCGGTATATTTCTACTCTTGATAGGGTGGTAGATTTTTGAAAACTTAAGAGGGGGCGGGCCATAGGATAAGCGGGATAATTTGGTGTAACCAGAGCTTCAGGCAGACTAAGTTTTTAGGGGGATAAACGTGGTCGTTTCAGCTGATCTTATAGAACAACTGTATATAGATAAGCATTCAGATATGGCATCATGGATCAAGTTATTGTTGTACAAGCATCCTGAGATCTATCATCACTCTGTAAGAGTGGCTATGCTAGCCGAGAAGATAGCAAAGCCACTGGAATTGAGCATTGAAGATAAGGGGCAGCTGATTCGCGGCTGCTTCCTACATGATATAGGCAAGTCGATGATTCCCCGCGAGGTTGTGCTTCGGAAGGAATCGTTGTCAAAGAATCAACTTGAGATTATTAAGCTATACCCTATCATAGGGGCCGAGATGATTGAGAGTAATCCAGGATTTGGCTCGGATATTATTCATATCGTTAAGTATCATCAGGAGAGATGGGATGGAGGCGGGTATCCAGAGGGGCTAAATGGGGAAGAGATTCCTTATGCAGCTAGGATCTGCGCAGTAATCGATACCTTTGACCTGATGATGTCAAGCCGCAAGGGTAACAGGAAATACAAGGTTGGAGATGCTAAGCGTGAGTTATTGAAACTTCGAGGTACCGAGTTTGATCCTGAGATTGTGGACGCTTTGAACAAATTGCCGGATCAGGTTCTGAATATTCTTTCACTTGACTAGGTTTATCTGAAATATTGGACTAGAAATGGAGGACACATCATTGATGCAAGCAGGCCTACAAATTCTCGAGTACCCGGATGTAAGTGACAAGGAACTGAGAGAAGCAATGATGGCAGGGATGAGAGTCATAAATCTGCAAGTGGCGTTATCTTTGGAATGTGAGCAGCCTTTACTGCGTATTTGTATGATCGATGCCAAACTTAGAGCCGTTCATCAGGTGTTCGACAGCAATCCGAAGGTACCGATGTGGTTAGGTAAGGAAGCGAGCAGCGAAGTCTACCATACATCCTGGCTTATTGCCGTAGATACAGAGCCGGAGTATATCCAGCAGTGGGTCCTTCTGATGCAGGATGTCGATCAAGTAAAGATCACCGAGTATATTTACCAATAAAAAAACCAGCCGAAAGTGACGACAGTAGTCAATTCACAGCGGCTGGTTTTTTGTGCATTTGTTCGCGCATTTGAGCGGCGATCTCGCGCTTAAGCTCCAGGAAGCGAGGATCATCAATCAATTGCTCCGAGCGAGGACGGGCAAAAGGCACTTCGATCTTATGCAGTACGGACGCCGGTCTACTGGAAAATAAATAGATCGTATCAGACAGCATGAGGGCTTCCTCAATACTATGTGTGATCATAAGCACGGTGCGCTGATTCTCTTCCCATATATCGAGCAGCCAACGCTGCATATCGCTTCGGGTCAGGGCATCGAGCGCGCTGAAAGGTTCATCCAGACAGAGCACTTCCTGCGGAGCAAGCAGTCCACGTAAGAAGGAAGCACGCTGTTGCATACCGCCTGACAGCTTGTGCGGGTAAGCCTGTTCGAATTCGCCCAATCCGGCCTTGGCCAGCCAGGCTCTTGCTTCTTCGCGTGCCGCTTTAATCGGCATACCAGCAATTTCTCTGGACAGAATGACATTGTCGAGCGTACTGCGCCAAGGGAAAAGCGCTGGCTTCTGCGGAACATAGCTGATGTGGCCACGCTCGCCCGTGATGTCTGCGCCATGCAGCAGGACCTTGCCTGCGTCTGGATTGACCAGGCCGCCGATGACGTGGAATAAAGTACTCTTCCCGCAGCCGGACGGACCGATTATGGACACGAACTTCCCGATTGGAACGGTTAATGAGACATCATTCAGCACAGGTAAACTTTGCTTTCTTTCGCGAAATGCAAGGCGGGCCGTCTGGATTTCCAGAGCGGGAGGGGTCGGCTTATGCTTATTCATTTCTGTATTCATTGCGTAAGCCCCTTTCTATTTATCATCACTGGACGGATGGTAGCGGATAAGCCATTTCTCAATGAATGAGATAAGCAGGAACATCGCCAGGCTGATCGTTACGATAATCGCAATAGCGACAAATATTTTGTCAGTACGGAAGGAGGACTTCTGCAGCATCATATAATACCCGATTCCTTTGCTCGCACCGATCCATTCTGCAATGATCGCCCCCATGACGCTGTAGGTAGCGGCAATCTTCGCTCCAGACATGATCGCGGGTAGCGCATACGGCACCTCCAGCTTGGTGAAAATATTCCACTTCGAAGCCCCGGCCATCCGCATATAGTCCAGCATGACACGGTCTGTACGGCTTAATCCGTCCATGGCCGCCACTGCGACAGGAAAGAAGCAGACCAATGTAATGACGATGATCTTAGGCAGGATGCCAAATCCGAACCAGATCATAAGCAGGGGTGCCAAGGCGATGATCGGGACATTCTGACTGAGAATGATCAGCGGGTAGAGAGCCTTTCTGAGGAAAGGGATATAATGCAGTACAAAAGCGACCAACAGCCCGACAAGAATACCGATCGAGAAACCTAGCAGCATAAGTCTAAGCGTAGCCTGTGTGTGATCCCACAACCCGGCAGCACCAGCAGCCGCTTCATGAGCGATATCGGCAGGACTCGGCAGCGTCCACTTATTGATATGAAATAGAGATGTAGCTGTCTGCCATATAATGAGGAACAAGATGACCGCCACAAGGGGCGGCCATACACTGCTCCAGATACGACGAAGCCTCATGGACGATACTTCTCCGTCAGCTTATCCATGCTGGCACCTTCCGGATTGTAGTAGATTTTAATCTGGGAGATCACATTTTTGCTACCGAATTCGATGACAGCTTCGTTCATTTCTTTGATGATGTCCAGCAGGTGGCTTAGCTCGCCCTCCATCGTTGTCTCTAGCGGGCTCACCTGATATTTCACGCCAGAAGCCTGGATGACTTCAATTGCACGGTCGACGTAAGGAATCGAATCTTCCCCGCCCGGTGTCTTCGGAATAATCTGAATACTTACTAATGCATTAGCCATATATGGACATCCTCTCTGATACAAAATTTAAGAAACAAGTGGTTTACATTTGTAGCGCGGTCAATTCGTTATTTGTTCTCCGGTAGAAAATCATTCGTAAAAGCAGCATCTGCATCTAGCGGCTTCTCAATCAGCTTCTTCTCATACATCCAATCGGAGTAATTCTGCCATACGGATTGTTTCTGTTCACCCCAACGGGCAGCATCATCCTGGTATTTCGGGCTAAGCCATTTCTGGCTGGCGATGACCAGATCTTTATCGAGATCAGGTACGGCATTCAGCAGAATATCAGCTGCTTCCTCCGGATGCTGGATCGCATATTGATATCCTTTGGAGGTGGCACGTAGGAACGCCTTAATTAATTCAGGATCGTCCTTGATCTGCTTCTCATTGGTTGAAATAACCGGAGTGTAGTAATCGAGCTTATCCGAGTAGTCCTTCACGTAGAGCATATCAAGCGGCTCGCCACGCAACTCGGCTTCGATACCAGTCCAGGCATAGAAGATCCAGGCAAAATCGATATCTCTCTTCACGGCGGTGAAGAAGTCGGCTTCGCCCATATTGATAATTTTTACCTTATTAACATCTCCGCCATCGATATCCATGATCGATTTCATGACGGCCTCTTCGACGGGTGAACCCCAGCCGCCGTAGGTCTTGCCTTCAAAGTCCTTAGGTGCCTTGATGCTCCGGTCCACAGGCGCGGCGAAGCCGGATGTATTATGCTGAATAACGGCCGCGATCGAGACGAGGGGCACGCCTTGAGTACGACCTTGTGTCACGCTCTCCTGATAGCTGATTCCGAAAGGTACTTCACCGGATGCAACCATTGCGTCCGCACCGCCAGAGCCCGGCAGCAGTATGTCTAGCTTCAGGCCCTCCTCTTCATAGAACCCTTTGGCCTGTGCAACATAGAGACCGGTATGGTTCGTATTCGGACTCCAGTCCAGCACGAATTTAACATCACGCAGCTCCTTCGTCTGTCCTCCCGTTGCTGCATTTCCGTTAGCGGCCGATGTGTTGGCATTATTCGCTTTGCCGCAGCCCGCGATGATGACAAGCAGGCAGGACAAGGCAAGCAGAACCCATTTTGATCGATGCAATGATATTCCCTCCTTCAAGATGTCTAATCCGTATTCACTTCTAGAGGTAGTTCAAAAAGTCTAATTTTGATAAGAAAACCAATCGAGGCCAATTCAAGGATGAGCGACCGCGATTCAGTGGTAGGTTTTCTTGCGAAGTAACACTGAGAGCTTATTCGACATCGAATCTTGAATTCAGCCGGGCCTAAGCAAATGCTTACGAAGTCATGTTTCCTTCGGAAACATCTCAGGTGCTCACGTACCCACTACGTACGCTCCGCTCCTCAGGCCCTAGCTTCATCCAACTGAAGCGTTTTGAAAAAACGCACATCGGAAGCATAAGCTTCGGTGCTGAAAACCGAACTTTTTGAACACGTACTTCTAGAGGAACTTACACTTCTAGTGTTCCTGATCATTTCCGAATGAAGCCGGTAGTTAATAGGTTTAAATATACAGGATGCAAAAAAAGCGCCCCGGATCGGGACGCATAGGTGCACTTGAATATGAGCATAGCTTCATACCTGCATTTCTTCCTACGCTGGCATTACCCAGATCAGGTTAAAGGGTCAGTATCTTCTCGGGATACAATCTCAGCCGGCCTATTCCAGCTCCCCTGAACTATTGAACTACGGATTACAATTGCCATTATAGTTCGCTGTTGCAGATATGTCCAGTTAGAAAAATACAATACCGCGCTTCGACATCCGAAGAGATGGAGCCATTAACCGCAGAGGTAAAGGAGTTGCCACCTCGATCTGCAGCCACTTGTTCTGGTTGCCAATCTTGTTTAAGATAAGGTTAATCACTTCACGCTTCTGGATTTATGGGGTTCGTATCAGTCTGATTCGTAATGGCGCGATACTTCTTGAGCATGTAGAGCCGCCAGCGCACGATCATACCGAAGGCGAGAATGAAGAAAAGCGAGCCAGTCTGAAGAATGGAGACATATTGCTCGATTACTTCATGCAGAGCCAGCCGAATCACGAGCAGGCCGATCAGAATGAAGGCAAATCCGCTGGATCTTTTGGCAAATACTTGTCCGCCCTTCATCTCAAAATGGGTAGTGCGAATGAGCGGATAAGAGAACAGAAGCCAGCCAGCGGCAAAAGCGATGACTCCATACAGGACAGAAATACGCATCTGCGGCTCCACGAACATGGCGAAGCCGGTAGCCATACCGAGCGGAGGAATAATAATCTTCTTGATCGTCACCGGACGATTGCTGGCCTTAAGTCTAACGATGATGACAGATACGGCCATCAGAATCATAACAGCCGTCGCAATGATCCGCATATAAAAAGGGCTAATGGCGTCCATAATAACACCCCTTCTTTAATGAATTTGGTTGATCGGTTACGATAAATAATTCAACGTTTTGAAATACCTCTTAGGCGAAATCATTATATCATAAATCCTCACCATGATAATAATCACACGTAGATGTATGCATCAACCGGACCCGGGCTATAGAAGTGGGAACGGTCAAGTTATATAGAAACAAATTATAATCGAGAGGATGTAGTTTATGACGCAATTTGGTCTGAAGGATGAAATTCCAATTTATGTAGGTACATATGCAAAACCAGAGGAGCCGGGGATCTACTTATGCGGCTTGAATTTCCAGACAGGAGCTATGCGTGTCGTAAGCCACTTCTCCGGGATATTGAATCCATCCTTTGTCATTGTGAATGGCGAAGCTTCAAGACTGTACGCAGTGAGTGAACAGGCAGAAGGCCGTCTCGTCAGCTATAGAATCAATATTGCCAGCGGAGAGTTGACGGAGCTGGACTCCGTGCCAACAGAGGGCGCAGACCCTTGTCATCTTGCTTCACTGCCTAATGGTGACGTGATCGTCTCGAACTATTCCAGTGGGACCGTGAACCGCTTTGCCTTGGGTGAGCAAGGAGAAGCAAGCCGTTTGGCGGCGAAAGTTCAGCAAGTCGGCACAGGTCCGGTGACCGATCGTCAGGAGAAGGCTCATGCTCATAGCACCGTGACAGACTTAGAGGGGAAATACGCCTTTGCATCGGATCTGGGGGCCGATCGAATCTTTATTTATAGGATGCAGGATGGCGGTATGGTTCACCACGGCGAGGTAGCGTTACCTCCTGGGGCCGGCCCAAGACATTTCGTTCTTCATCCGAATGATCAATATGCCTATGGAATTAATGAGCTGAACAATACGATTACAATCTATAGCTATAACAAGGTGGAAGGTAGATTGGACATCATCGACCATGTCGTTACGATTCCTGAGGACTTTACAGGCGAGAGCTATCCTGCGGATATTCATTTGTCTGAGGACGGCTGTTATTTATACGGCTCCAATCGCGGCCATGACAGCATTGTACGCTTTGAAGTCGACGCGGTGACAGGCAAGCTTGTCGATCCAGAATGGACATCGACCGGGGGAAGCTGGCCGCGCAACTTCGCCGTGTTGGACGACTATGTGCTGGTCGCGAATCAATTCAGCGGCAATATTGTATCTTTCAAACGCGATGCCAATAGCGGCAAGCTGACAGCGACTGGGCAGGAGCTAGCCATAAGCCAGGCAGCCTGTGTTGAGCCCGTATTAGAGTAACGGAGGTAGTTCAACAACTCCCCTTTGATCATGTGGAATAGGATATTTTGAACACGAACTAATCATGTATTCTTATAAATCGGTAATCGGGGAGTCAGAAGCTCACCCGATCTGCCGATTTTTTTGATTGAATACGCTCGAAGCCGGAACTTATGATTTTCCAGTGAAAAAAACGTTTGACAAGAAAACCCAGTACATATAAAATAACACCATAACATACTAAACAGGTAGGAATAATTAAAGATGTTCTCACCGTACGGACGGAGGAACGCTCTACTTGCCTAGGCAGACACGGGTAGCGGCTCGGTTTGACCGTTGGGAGCAGGGCGTTTCTCCGTCTTTTGTTATAGATACAGAAGTAATCAGTGGAGCTGATGAGTTCTAAATTCTATTTCGAAGAAGACCAACCCCACCTTTGGGGTAACGGTCGCACAGCTATGAGCGGCCCCGTTAGAGGTTTTCTTATACGGTCGGGAAAGGTTCCTGCTTGCTTGGTAGGCAAGATACTATGGGAGAAGATGGGGAGTGATACGATGAGTAAATGGGTTAAGCAGAGTATTCTGGTCAGTTTGGTTCTGGCTATGTCGGTGGCACTGGTCGCCTGTGGCGGAGACAAAGCGAATGACAAAGCGAGTGCGACTGCTGGTGCGGATGGAGGCAAAGGGAAGAGCGTCCAGTTACTGAACGTATCCTACGACCCTACTCGGGAACTGTACGAGAGCTACAATAAAGCTTTTGCGACCTATTGGGAGAGGGAAAAAGGGCAGAAAGTAACGATACAGCAATCACATGGGGGTTCGGGGAAGCAGGCCCGGGCAGTTATTGATGGACTAGAGGCGGACGTTGTTACACTGGCACTAGGATATGATATAGACTCCGTGCAGGAGAGCGGATTGATAAATGAAGGCTGGCAGCAGAAATATGAACATAACAGCTCGCCATATACTTCGACGATCGTCTTCCTGGTGCGGAAGGGAAATCCAAAAGGAATCAAAGATTGGGATGATCTCATTAAGGACGGGGTAGAGGTCATCACTCCGAATCCGCAAACCTCGGGTGGTGCGCGCTGGAATTATCTCGCGGCCTGGAGTTATGCCCTGCATCATAACAATAATGACGAAGCTAAGGCTCAGGAGTTTGTCAAACAGTTGTTCGAACATGTTCCGGTTCTGGACAGTGGGGCTCGCGGTGCGACTACGACGTTCGTAGAGCGCGGACTAGGCGATGTGCTTCTTGCTTGGGAGAATGAAGCCTGGCTTGCAGTTAAGGAACTGGGCCCGGATAAATTCGATATCATCTATCCGTCGGAGAGTATTCTGGCTGAGCCGCCTGTTGCGGTCGTCGATAAAATCGTCGATAAGAAGGGGACTCGCGAGGTAGCAGAAGCTTATTTGAAATATCTATACACAGAAGAAGGGCAGACGATCGCAGCAGAGAACTATTACCGCCCGACCCTGGACAGCGTGAAGGAGAAGTTCAAGGATCAATTCCCTGACATCAAGCTATACACAATTGATGAAGTGTTCGGTGGCTGGACGGTAGCGCAGCCGAAGCATTTCAATGACGGTGGAATATTCAGTCAGATCTATGTTCCGAAATAATACGACCGCAACCAGCGGAGGAGCAAACCTGTGAGAGTGGTGGATCAGACAATATAGTGCGGACTTATGCTTCATTTTCAGTAGATGATCTGATTCGCCTTATGCAGGTAGAGAAAGGATGACTTTCATGCCAAGCAGGACGGACACCAGACGCGGAGTACTACCTGGATTCGGGCTGACGATGGGGTACAGCATTTTATATTTAAGCTTGATCGTATTAATTCCGTTATCCGCGCTGTTGTTGAATTCTACGGGACTAACCTGGGAGAAGTTCTGGTCGATTGCAACCGATCCGCGAGTATTAGCCTCTTACCGAGTAAGCTTCCTGACCGCAGCGGCGGCCGGATTGGTTGATGCAGTACTAGGATTGCTGCTTGCATGGGTTCTCGTTAGATATGAATTTCCAGGAAAAAAAATATTCGACGCAATGATCGACCTCCCGTTTGCGCTGCCAACCGCAGTTGCCGGGGTGTCGTTGACCGCGCTCTATTCATCCAAAGGCTGGCTAGGCTCATTTTTCGAACCGCTAGGCATCAAGACGGCGTTCTCGCCGCTGGGCATTACACTCGCCCTGATGTTTATCGGCATTCCGTTCGTGGTACGTACCGTACAGCCCGTACTACAAGATCTGGATGCAGAGGTCGAAGAGGCCGCTGCGACACTCGGAGCGAGCCGTCTTCGGACTTTCCGCTCCGTTATTTTACCGGAGCTACTCCCTCCGCTGCTCACGGGCTTTGCCCTCGCATTCTCCCGCGGCATTGGGGAATACGGTTCTGTCGTGTTCATCTCCGGCAATATGCCGATGAAGACCGAGATTGCGCCGCTGCTCATTATGTCGAAGCTGGAGCAATTCGATTATGCTGGTGCGACGGCGGTTGCGCTAATGTTACTCTTAATCTCTTTTGCACTTCTGCTGCTGATTAATTCATTGCAGAGCCGAGTGCGCAAGACGGCGCGTTGAGTATAGCCGGGATTCATCGAATTTATAAAGCCAAGGGAGGGGCGTCGTGTGGCAGGTTCAGTACCTTTAGCGGCAGCGAGAACAAATCCAGTTAGAAATCGCAGTACGAAAGAGTCGGGCATCGTCAAATGGACCTTAGTCAGCCTCGCCGTACTTGTTATTATGTGGCTGATCGGTCTGCCATTGATTGTCGTTCTAACAGAGGCCCTGAAGAAGGGCTGGAGCGTCTATGTGCAGGCTATTTCCGATCCCGATGCATTATCGGCATTAAGATTGACACTGCTTGTTGCAGTGATTACTGTACCGCTGAATACGATATTTGGCGTCGCGGCCGCATGGGCGATTACGAAGTTCAAATTTCGGGGAAGACAGCTTCTAATCACTTTGATCGATTTGCCATTTGCCGTGTCTCCGGTGATCGGCGGCTTGATCTACGTGCTAGTCTATGGTGTACATGGCTGGTTCGGGCCTTGGCTGCAGGATCATGATGTGAAGATTATTTTTGCATTGCCAGGCATTATTCTGGCCACGCTGTTCGTTACTTTTCCGTTCGTGGCCCGTGAGTTGATTCCGCTGATGGAGGATCAGGGGCAATTGGAGGAGGAAGCAGCGGTAACATTGGGTGCCAAAGGCTTCCGTATATTTTGGAAGGTGACGTTGCCAAATATCAAATGGGGTCTGCTGTACGGAATTATACTTTGTAATGCACGGGCGATGGGGGAATTCGGCGCTGTATCGGTTGTGTCTGGGCATATTCGCGGATCAACCAATACTCTTCCGCTGCATATTGAGATTTTGTATAACGAGTATCAATTCTCAGCTTCATTTGCAGTTGCTTCCTTACTGTTGTTACTGGCGCTGATCACCTTGCTGCTTAAGAGCTGGTTCACTCGCAAGAGCAGTCATTAAGTGGGTGAACAGCATAGAGTGATCTATGTTAGAGGGAGGTTCATCTGATCAAGCTGAGAACAGATTCTAAATATTATCGGGCAAGGGGGCTTCCACGAATGACCAAACCGCTGAAGGTAGACAATGTGTGGCTGGAGCGGATCGCGGAGATGTTGAATGAGATGGAATTCGGGTCGCTGAATATCGTTGTTCACGAGGGACAGATTGTCCAACTAGAACGTACGGAACGGAAACGTTATGAGGTTGGTGGAGGGGCGGCAAAAGCATCCGGATCGTCTCGGAATGTGGTTAAACCGCTGCGTAAGTCAGAATCTCGATAGACATATGATGAAAAAAGGAATTAGGATGAGAAAAGACCGTTATAGGGCAGGATGTCCTCTAACGGTCTTTGTCGTTGTTGATGATGCTGTCCGTATTCTCGGCCAGGGATGTTGCGATATGCTCCTCAGTCATCGGCAAGGCGCTAATCGTAGGATCAGACGAGAGATTGGTCTGGTAGTGTCCAACAAAGGGACGTGCTTTGCGCGGTTTGCTCCTCGTGAATAAGAATCCGCCCAGGAATAATAGAACTTGAGCTGCCGCAATATATGGAGCGATAACGGGACTGATGAAGTGGAGTAAATACATAGCAGCAATGAAGATGGCCCATAATCGCAACAGTATTGATCCTTCTCCGGGCCGGAATCCGCCCATTAGTGCAGGGTATAGGAGCAGCAGGGCGAATAGAGCGGAACCGAAGCGTGAATAGAAATAGACCGTGTCCAAGGAGTTCGAGCCCAGGAAGCTGACATCAGCACCGGTCCAGCGCAGCAGCA
The window above is part of the Paenibacillus lutimineralis genome. Proteins encoded here:
- a CDS encoding TatD family hydrolase, which gives rise to MSSDLSPLIKPERQPLMDAHIHFEMYEANERTAIIQDMREHSIEAMIAVSKDLESSQENRKLAKSNPGFLYPAFGYHPEQNVPSEDELQLLLQWMEDHTAEMIAVGEVGLPYYSRLEATEQGKSFDLEPHIQLLELMLQFAKKHNKPVVLHAVYDDADRVCDLLEQYEIKKAHFHWFKGSATTIARMAESGYYVSFTPDILYEEEIIDLARVYPTDQVMVETDGPWPFEGPFSGQTTHPKMVNDAAAAWANIRGIPLEEARKVLYDNTRRFYGLT
- a CDS encoding tyrosine-type recombinase/integrase; the protein is MELHNYMMEVSEQYFFHSLSQEYGDEQIIQMYLAACAKVPNTRRNYYRALEHFREFLSGMPMKDVTWREIEAYKLYLSQGIYREGGRSLAPASVAAFIAPLKSFYKWGSDSSIGIFENNPTLSTKIPQIAITSRKNFLTKKEVGKLLDSLREQSLRNYLIGLSLVMLGLRVSELTHIRWGDFHTDPLETSIWLTISYAKRGKIREVKIPHKLWNLYTEHAQSLEESNDPDPDLLLFPISPRQIQRIIREAGERCNLSKKPTPHWLRHTNATLALLQGASLQQVQESLGHSHINTTQRYLHTVEQLKKAAPDFVQDCLQEFI
- a CDS encoding HD-GYP domain-containing protein, translated to MVVSADLIEQLYIDKHSDMASWIKLLLYKHPEIYHHSVRVAMLAEKIAKPLELSIEDKGQLIRGCFLHDIGKSMIPREVVLRKESLSKNQLEIIKLYPIIGAEMIESNPGFGSDIIHIVKYHQERWDGGGYPEGLNGEEIPYAARICAVIDTFDLMMSSRKGNRKYKVGDAKRELLKLRGTEFDPEIVDALNKLPDQVLNILSLD
- a CDS encoding ABC transporter ATP-binding protein, which gives rise to MNTEMNKHKPTPPALEIQTARLAFRERKQSLPVLNDVSLTVPIGKFVSIIGPSGCGKSTLFHVIGGLVNPDAGKVLLHGADITGERGHISYVPQKPALFPWRSTLDNVILSREIAGMPIKAAREEARAWLAKAGLGEFEQAYPHKLSGGMQQRASFLRGLLAPQEVLCLDEPFSALDALTRSDMQRWLLDIWEENQRTVLMITHSIEEALMLSDTIYLFSSRPASVLHKIEVPFARPRSEQLIDDPRFLELKREIAAQMREQMHKKPAAVN
- a CDS encoding ABC transporter permease translates to MRLRRIWSSVWPPLVAVILFLIIWQTATSLFHINKWTLPSPADIAHEAAAGAAGLWDHTQATLRLMLLGFSIGILVGLLVAFVLHYIPFLRKALYPLIILSQNVPIIALAPLLMIWFGFGILPKIIVITLVCFFPVAVAAMDGLSRTDRVMLDYMRMAGASKWNIFTKLEVPYALPAIMSGAKIAATYSVMGAIIAEWIGASKGIGYYMMLQKSSFRTDKIFVAIAIIVTISLAMFLLISFIEKWLIRYHPSSDDK
- a CDS encoding thiamine-binding protein; amino-acid sequence: MANALVSIQIIPKTPGGEDSIPYVDRAIEVIQASGVKYQVSPLETTMEGELSHLLDIIKEMNEAVIEFGSKNVISQIKIYYNPEGASMDKLTEKYRP
- a CDS encoding ABC transporter substrate-binding protein, producing MHRSKWVLLALSCLLVIIAGCGKANNANTSAANGNAATGGQTKELRDVKFVLDWSPNTNHTGLYVAQAKGFYEEEGLKLDILLPGSGGADAMVASGEVPFGISYQESVTQGRTQGVPLVSIAAVIQHNTSGFAAPVDRSIKAPKDFEGKTYGGWGSPVEEAVMKSIMDIDGGDVNKVKIINMGEADFFTAVKRDIDFAWIFYAWTGIEAELRGEPLDMLYVKDYSDKLDYYTPVISTNEKQIKDDPELIKAFLRATSKGYQYAIQHPEEAADILLNAVPDLDKDLVIASQKWLSPKYQDDAARWGEQKQSVWQNYSDWMYEKKLIEKPLDADAAFTNDFLPENK
- a CDS encoding CcdC family protein; translated protein: MDAISPFYMRIIATAVMILMAVSVIIVRLKASNRPVTIKKIIIPPLGMATGFAMFVEPQMRISVLYGVIAFAAGWLLFSYPLIRTTHFEMKGGQVFAKRSSGFAFILIGLLVIRLALHEVIEQYVSILQTGSLFFILAFGMIVRWRLYMLKKYRAITNQTDTNPINPEA